Proteins encoded together in one Impatiens glandulifera chromosome 1, dImpGla2.1, whole genome shotgun sequence window:
- the LOC124921029 gene encoding arogenate dehydratase 1-like produces MVSLSPPASSNGVTHLHSLFKTTSPSPRPSFRVPPTRPTIHCIYKSTSTTPSVTTKSGEFNYSGGIGSGRADWQSACAILASKVVSQQQDSQMSSNDSAVNGHNTMDLVPIHNNNNNKVPLPKALTIADFSPAPMHGSNLRVAYQGVPGAYSEAAAGKAYPNCESIPCDQFEIAFQTVEHWIADRAVLPVENSLGGSIHRNYDLLLRHRLHIVGEVQLPVHHCLLALPGVRKEYLTRVISHPQALSQCEHTLTKLGLKVAREAVDDTAGAAEYIAANGLRDTAAIASARAADLYGLDILEEGIQDDSGNVTRFVMLAREPIIPRTDRPFKTSIVFAAHDQGTSVLFKVLSAFAFRNINLTKIESRPHMNRPIRVADDGEVGVGMGKHFEYMFYVDFEASMADVRAQNALAEVQEFTSFLRVLGSYPMDMTPW; encoded by the coding sequence ATGGTATCTTTATCTCCCCCAGCTTCTTCTAATGGAGTTACCCATCTCCACTCTCTATTTAAAACCACTTCTCCCAGTCCCAGACCCAGTTTCAGAGTGCCCCCGACTCGACCCACTATCCACTGCATCTACAAGAGCACCAGCACCACCCCAAGTGTCACCACTAAATCCGGCGAATTCAACTACTCCGGTGGCATCGGGTCTGGTCGAGCCGACTGGCAAAGTGCCTGCGCCATACTCGCTAGTAAAGTTGTTTCTCAGCAACAAGATTCACAGATGAGTAGCAATGACAGCGCCGTCAACGGACATAATACCATGGATCTCGTCCCCATccataacaacaacaacaacaaggtCCCTCTACCTAAAGCTCTCACCATCGCTGATTTTTCTCCGGCGCCGATGCACGGATCTAATCTCCGCGTCGCTTACCAAGGAGTACCTGGAGCCTACAGTGAAGCCGCCGCCGGAAAAGCATACCCTAATTGCGAATCAATCCCTTGTGATCAATTTGAAATCGCTTTCCAAACAGTCGAACACTGGATTGCTGATCGAGCTGTACTCCCTGTTGAAAACTCCCTCGGCGGAAGTATTCACCGGAATTACGACCTCCTTCTCCGTCACCGGCTACACATTGTCGGCGAAGTTCAACTTCCCGTTCACCACTGTCTCTTAGCTCTTCCCGGCGTACGAAAAGAATACCTCACCAGAGTAATCAGTCATCCACAAGCCCTATCCCAATGCGAACACACCCTAACTAAACTAGGTCTCAAAGTCGCTCGCGAAGCCGTCGACGATACAGCAGGCGCGGCGGAATACATCGCCGCTAACGGCCTCCGCGATACTGCCGCGATCGCCTCAGCCCGCGCCGCAGATCTGTACGGACTGGACATTCTCGAAGAAGGAATTCAAGATGATTCTGGAAATGTAACCCGATTCGTGATGCTTGCTCGCGAACCTATAATTCCACGAACAGATCGGCCGTTTAAGACGAGTATTGTGTTCGCGGCGCATGATCAAGGAACGTCAGTTTTGTTCAAGGTTTTGTCTGCGTTTGCGTTTCGGAATATAAACTTGACGAAGATTGAGAGCAGGCCGCATATGAACAGGCCGATTAGGGTTGCCGATGATGGGGAAGTGGGGGTGGGGATGGGAAAGCATTTTGAGTATATGTTCTATGTGGATTTTGAAGCATCAATGGCGGATGTTAGGGCACAGAATGCACTTGCAGAGGTTCAAGAATTTACATCTTTTTTGAGAGTGTTGGGAAGTTATCCTATGGATATGACTCCATGGTGA
- the LOC124922755 gene encoding uncharacterized protein LOC124922755, with protein MMKLKLNPCVLLFFYVSLITLAGHYLEVKQGDQEMNLPLSDVSAGISPPAVDHHMMNENNLINPFTNHLMEGIIMDQECENDDEECLMKRRSIYEAHLDYIYTQHHNP; from the exons ATGATGAAGCTAAAGTTAAATCcatgtgttcttcttttcttctatgTTTCCCTTATCACATTGGCTGGTCACTACTTGGAAGTCAAACAAG GAGATCAAGAGATGAATCTTCCACTTAGTGATGTATCAGCCGGGATTTCTCCTCCGGCAGTAGATCATCATATGATGAATGAGAACAATTTGATCAACCCTTTCACAAAT CATCTCATGGAGGGAATAATAATGGATCAAGAATGtgaaaatgatgatgaagaatGCCTGATGAAGAGAAGGAGTATTTATGAGGCCCATTTGGATTACATCTACACTCAACACCACAACCCTTGA